From one Malus sylvestris chromosome 1, drMalSylv7.2, whole genome shotgun sequence genomic stretch:
- the LOC126632827 gene encoding enoyl-CoA delta isomerase 1, peroxisomal-like, with the protein MCTLERKGNVFILTLTGPGEHRLNPTLIDSIRSALNQIRTAVTTTATSSSPSALITTAHGKFFSNGYDLSWAKSSESRLELIRSKVRSLVADLISLPMPTVAAVSGHASAAGFILARSHDYLLMRRDRGFIYMSELDIELLLPAWLVALFDRKISSPAARRDLLLRADKMTADVAVAKGIIDSAHDSAEETVEAAVRLGEGLVSRKWNGHVYAQIRKDLLSEVLDDIRVNNTGSRARL; encoded by the coding sequence atgtgcaCATTAGAGAGGAAAGGCAACGTCTTCATCCTAACGCTAACAGGCCCAGGCGAGCACAGACTCAATCCCACTCTCATCGACTCAATCCGGTCCGCCCTCAACCAAATCCGAACCGCCGTTACCACCACCGCCACGTCATCATCACCCTCAGCCCTAATCACCACCGCGCATGGCAAATTCTTCTCCAACGGCTACGATCTCTCCTGGGCCAAGTCCTCCGAGTCCCGGTTGGAGCTCATACGCTCCAAGGTCCGGTCCCTCGTCGCCGACCTCATCTCCCTCCCCATGCCCACCGTCGCCGCCGTTTCCGGCCACGCTTCCGCCGCCGGATTCATTCTCGCTCGCAGCCACGACTACCTCCTCATGAGGCGAGACCGCGGCTTCATCTACATGAGTGAGCTCGACATCGAGCTCCTTCTCCCGGCTTGGTTAGTGGCGCTGTTCGATCGCAAAATCAGCTCACCGGCGGCTCGGCGCGATTTGTTGCTGAGAGCCGATAAGATGACGGCGGACGTGGCAGTGGCGAAGGGGATAATCGACTCGGCGCACGATAGCGCGGAGGAGACGGTCGAGGCCGCGGTTAGACTTGGAGAGGGGTTGGTATCGCGGAAATGGAACGGACACGTGTACGCTCAGATTCGCAAGGACTTGTTGTCTGAAGTACTGGATGATATCCGCGTGAATAATACCGGCAGTAGAGCGCGGCTGTAG
- the LOC126618897 gene encoding enoyl-CoA delta isomerase 1, peroxisomal-like: protein MCTLERKGNIFILTLTGPGEHRVNPTLIDSIRSALNQVRAAVTTTASSSSPSALITTAHGKFFSNGYDLSWAQSSESRIELMDAKLRSLVADLISLPMPTIAAVSGHASAAGFILALSHDYLLMRRDRGFIYMSELDIELLLPRWFLALIESKVGSPAARRDLLLRADKVKADVAVAKGIIYSAHDSAEETVEAAANLGEELVRRKWNGHVYAHIRKDLLSDVLDEIRRNTTGRKSRL, encoded by the coding sequence atgtgtacgTTAGAGAGGAAAGGCAACATCTTCATCCTAACGCTAACAGGCCCAGGCGAGCACAGGGTCAACCCCACTCTCATCGACTCCATCCGATCCGCCCTCAACCAAGTCCGAGCCGCCGTCACCACCACGGCCTCGTCATCATCTCCCTCAGCCCTAATCACCACCGCACATGGCAAATTCTTCTCCAACGGCTACGATCTCTCTTGGGCCCAGTCCTCTGAATCCCGCATAGAGCTCATGGACGCCAAGCTCCGGTCCCTTGTCGCCGATCTCATCTCCCTCCCGATGCCCACCATCGCCGCCGTATCCGGCCACGCCTCCGCCGCCGGCTTCATCCTCGCTCTCAGCCACGACTACCTTCTCATGAGGAGGGACCGCGGCTTCATCTACATGAGCGAGCTCGACATCGAGCTCCTTCTGCCACGCTGGTTCTTGGCGCTGATCGAGAGCAAGGTCGGCTCGCCGGCGGCTCGGCGCGACTTGTTGCTCAGAGCCGATAAGGTGAAAGCCGACGTGGCAGTGGCGAAGGGGATTATCTACTCGGCGCACGATAGCGCGGAGGAGACCGTCGAGGCCGCGGCTAATTTGGGGGAGGAGTTGGTTCGGCGGAAGTGGAACGGACACGTGTACGCTCATATTCGGAAGGACTTGTTGTCTGATGTTCTGGATGAGATCCGCAGAAATACTACTGGCAGAAAATCACGACTGTAG
- the LOC126618869 gene encoding zinc finger protein GIS2-like isoform X2: MEMFCLVVSNMSVNRSQSPEQAKRYRSRERASYHDAPYPSERRSYRQDCLCNKCKRPGHFARDCPNMTVCNNCGLPGHIAAECNSTTMCWNCKEPGHLANQCSNNPVCHICSKKGHLARDCSYPSPSSHDARLCNNCYKPGHIAVYCTNEKACNNCRKPGHLARDCPNEPVCHTCNVSGHVARHCAKSSLAPDIRGPFRDITCCNCGLPGHISRECISVVICHNCGGMGHQAYECPSALMIYGRGLRRY; encoded by the exons ATGGAAAT GTTTTGCTTGGTGGTCTCCAACATGAGTGTGAATAGAAGTCAAAGCCCAGAACAAGCCAAGAGATACCGCAGCAGAGAACGCGCATCTTACCATGATGCTCCATATCCTAGTGAACGCCGCAGTTATAG GCAAGATTGTCTTTGCAATAAATGTAAACGGCCAGGGCATTTTGCAAGGGATTGCCCGAATATGACTGTCTGCAACAACTGTGGACTTCCAGG CCACATTGCAGCTGAATGCAACTCAACAACTATGTGTTGGAACTGCAAGGAGCCTGGACATCTTGCAAACCAATGTTCCAATAATCCAGTCTGCCATATATGTAGTAAGAAAGGCCACCTGGCTCGCGATTGCTCGTACCCTAGTCCTTCATCCCATGATGCTAGGCTCTGCAACAACTGCTACAAACCGGGTCATATTGCTGTCTATTGCACAAACGAGAAGGCTTGCAACAACTGTCGGAAACCTGGACACCTTGCCCGTGACTGCCCCAACGAACCTGTTTGCCACACCTGCAACGTATCAGGTCACGTGGCCCGCCATTGCGCCAAGTCAAGCCTAGCCCCAGACATCAGAGGCCCTTTCCGCGACATCACGTGCTGTAACTGTGGGCTGCCAGGCCATATCAGCCGAGAGTGCATATCGGTTGTCATCTGCCACAATTGTGGTGGAATGGGTCACCAAGCTTATGAGTGCCCTTCTGCGTTGATGATCTACGGTCGCGGCCTACGAAGGTATTGA
- the LOC126618869 gene encoding zinc finger protein GIS2-like isoform X1: protein MEMFCLVVSNMSVNRSQSPEQAKRYRSRERASYHDAPYPSERRSYRQDCLCNKCKRPGHFARDCPNMTVCNNCGLPGAVCFISHIAAECNSTTMCWNCKEPGHLANQCSNNPVCHICSKKGHLARDCSYPSPSSHDARLCNNCYKPGHIAVYCTNEKACNNCRKPGHLARDCPNEPVCHTCNVSGHVARHCAKSSLAPDIRGPFRDITCCNCGLPGHISRECISVVICHNCGGMGHQAYECPSALMIYGRGLRRY from the exons ATGGAAAT GTTTTGCTTGGTGGTCTCCAACATGAGTGTGAATAGAAGTCAAAGCCCAGAACAAGCCAAGAGATACCGCAGCAGAGAACGCGCATCTTACCATGATGCTCCATATCCTAGTGAACGCCGCAGTTATAG GCAAGATTGTCTTTGCAATAAATGTAAACGGCCAGGGCATTTTGCAAGGGATTGCCCGAATATGACTGTCTGCAACAACTGTGGACTTCCAGG TGCTGTATGTTTTATCAGCCACATTGCAGCTGAATGCAACTCAACAACTATGTGTTGGAACTGCAAGGAGCCTGGACATCTTGCAAACCAATGTTCCAATAATCCAGTCTGCCATATATGTAGTAAGAAAGGCCACCTGGCTCGCGATTGCTCGTACCCTAGTCCTTCATCCCATGATGCTAGGCTCTGCAACAACTGCTACAAACCGGGTCATATTGCTGTCTATTGCACAAACGAGAAGGCTTGCAACAACTGTCGGAAACCTGGACACCTTGCCCGTGACTGCCCCAACGAACCTGTTTGCCACACCTGCAACGTATCAGGTCACGTGGCCCGCCATTGCGCCAAGTCAAGCCTAGCCCCAGACATCAGAGGCCCTTTCCGCGACATCACGTGCTGTAACTGTGGGCTGCCAGGCCATATCAGCCGAGAGTGCATATCGGTTGTCATCTGCCACAATTGTGGTGGAATGGGTCACCAAGCTTATGAGTGCCCTTCTGCGTTGATGATCTACGGTCGCGGCCTACGAAGGTATTGA
- the LOC126618869 gene encoding zinc finger protein GIS2-like isoform X3 yields the protein MSVNRSQSPEQAKRYRSRERASYHDAPYPSERRSYRQDCLCNKCKRPGHFARDCPNMTVCNNCGLPGAVCFISHIAAECNSTTMCWNCKEPGHLANQCSNNPVCHICSKKGHLARDCSYPSPSSHDARLCNNCYKPGHIAVYCTNEKACNNCRKPGHLARDCPNEPVCHTCNVSGHVARHCAKSSLAPDIRGPFRDITCCNCGLPGHISRECISVVICHNCGGMGHQAYECPSALMIYGRGLRRY from the exons ATGAGTGTGAATAGAAGTCAAAGCCCAGAACAAGCCAAGAGATACCGCAGCAGAGAACGCGCATCTTACCATGATGCTCCATATCCTAGTGAACGCCGCAGTTATAG GCAAGATTGTCTTTGCAATAAATGTAAACGGCCAGGGCATTTTGCAAGGGATTGCCCGAATATGACTGTCTGCAACAACTGTGGACTTCCAGG TGCTGTATGTTTTATCAGCCACATTGCAGCTGAATGCAACTCAACAACTATGTGTTGGAACTGCAAGGAGCCTGGACATCTTGCAAACCAATGTTCCAATAATCCAGTCTGCCATATATGTAGTAAGAAAGGCCACCTGGCTCGCGATTGCTCGTACCCTAGTCCTTCATCCCATGATGCTAGGCTCTGCAACAACTGCTACAAACCGGGTCATATTGCTGTCTATTGCACAAACGAGAAGGCTTGCAACAACTGTCGGAAACCTGGACACCTTGCCCGTGACTGCCCCAACGAACCTGTTTGCCACACCTGCAACGTATCAGGTCACGTGGCCCGCCATTGCGCCAAGTCAAGCCTAGCCCCAGACATCAGAGGCCCTTTCCGCGACATCACGTGCTGTAACTGTGGGCTGCCAGGCCATATCAGCCGAGAGTGCATATCGGTTGTCATCTGCCACAATTGTGGTGGAATGGGTCACCAAGCTTATGAGTGCCCTTCTGCGTTGATGATCTACGGTCGCGGCCTACGAAGGTATTGA
- the LOC126618869 gene encoding zinc finger protein GIS2-like isoform X4, which translates to MSVNRSQSPEQAKRYRSRERASYHDAPYPSERRSYRQDCLCNKCKRPGHFARDCPNMTVCNNCGLPGHIAAECNSTTMCWNCKEPGHLANQCSNNPVCHICSKKGHLARDCSYPSPSSHDARLCNNCYKPGHIAVYCTNEKACNNCRKPGHLARDCPNEPVCHTCNVSGHVARHCAKSSLAPDIRGPFRDITCCNCGLPGHISRECISVVICHNCGGMGHQAYECPSALMIYGRGLRRY; encoded by the exons ATGAGTGTGAATAGAAGTCAAAGCCCAGAACAAGCCAAGAGATACCGCAGCAGAGAACGCGCATCTTACCATGATGCTCCATATCCTAGTGAACGCCGCAGTTATAG GCAAGATTGTCTTTGCAATAAATGTAAACGGCCAGGGCATTTTGCAAGGGATTGCCCGAATATGACTGTCTGCAACAACTGTGGACTTCCAGG CCACATTGCAGCTGAATGCAACTCAACAACTATGTGTTGGAACTGCAAGGAGCCTGGACATCTTGCAAACCAATGTTCCAATAATCCAGTCTGCCATATATGTAGTAAGAAAGGCCACCTGGCTCGCGATTGCTCGTACCCTAGTCCTTCATCCCATGATGCTAGGCTCTGCAACAACTGCTACAAACCGGGTCATATTGCTGTCTATTGCACAAACGAGAAGGCTTGCAACAACTGTCGGAAACCTGGACACCTTGCCCGTGACTGCCCCAACGAACCTGTTTGCCACACCTGCAACGTATCAGGTCACGTGGCCCGCCATTGCGCCAAGTCAAGCCTAGCCCCAGACATCAGAGGCCCTTTCCGCGACATCACGTGCTGTAACTGTGGGCTGCCAGGCCATATCAGCCGAGAGTGCATATCGGTTGTCATCTGCCACAATTGTGGTGGAATGGGTCACCAAGCTTATGAGTGCCCTTCTGCGTTGATGATCTACGGTCGCGGCCTACGAAGGTATTGA
- the LOC126618863 gene encoding ACT domain-containing protein ACR9-like, with amino-acid sequence MGIPCDDIVVIKPGKAPDEPSVLTVNCPDKAGLGCDLCRIILQFGLSITKGDFSTDGRWCYIVLWVVPHHESLKVDWERLKDRLSSACPSSCFFSFYLNQFSNVPTPSPVYLLKFWCHDQSGSLHDVTKVLCELEILIQRVKVMPTPDGRVLDLFFITDCLELLHTKQRRDDICEHLMAALGEYCITCELKLPGPEYESLQGNSSLPPAIADELFSYQLKDDEAYPKAISQNMGTVNKTSITVDNSLSPVHTVLQIQCVDRNGLFYDIMRTSKDCNIQIAYGRFSSPVKGFRNLDLFIQQTNGKKLVDPEVQVALCNHLKEEMVHPLRVIVANRGPETELLVANPVELSGKGRPLVFYNVTLALKQLGVSIFAAEIVRNSTSVCQWEIYRFLLDDSREFPLVSKQNRSNIVERVRRTLMGW; translated from the exons ATGGGCATTCCCTGCGACGACATCGTCGTTATCAAGCCGGGGAAGGCTCCTGACGAGCCCTCCGTCCTCACCGTCAACTGTCCCGACAAGGCCGGCCTCGGCTGCGACCTCTGCCGAATCATCCTCCAGTTCGGCCTCTCCATTACCAAAGGAG ATTTCTCGACGGATGGAAGGTGGTGCTATATAGTGCTGTGGGTCGTCCCCCACCACGAATCCCTGAAGGTCGATTGGGAGAGGTTGAAGGATCGGCTCTCGTCCGCGTGCCCGTCGTCGTGCTTCTTCTCGTTTTATCTCAATCAATTCTCCAACGTCCCAACACCCTCTCCGGTCTATCTGTTGAAGTTTTGGTGCCACGACCAGAGCGGCTCACTCCACG ATGTTACCAAAGTGCtctgtgagcttgaaattctGATTCAGAGAGTGAAAGTGATGCCGACCCCGGATGGCCGAGTTTTGGACCTCTTCTTCATCACAGATTGCTT GGAGTTGTTACACACAAAACAGAGAAGAGACGACATATGTGAGCATCTGATGGCTGCTTTAGGAGAGTATTGCATCACCTGTGAGCTTAAGTTGCCTGGACCTGAGTATGAAAGTCTGCAGGGGAATTCTTCTCTTCCACCAGCCATTGCTGACGAATTATTTAGCTATCAGCTGAAGGATGACGAGGCTTATCCAAAAGCTATCTCCCAGAACATGGGAACGGTGAACAAGACCAGTATTACAGTGGATAATTCATTGAGCCCTGTTCATACGGTGCTGCAAATACAGTGTGTTGATCGGAATGGCCTCTTTTATGACATTATGAGGACTTCCAAGGACTGCAATATTCAG ATTGCGTATGGTAGATTCTCGTCACCTGTGAAAGGCTTCCGAAATTTGGACCTATTTATTCAGCAGACAAATGGAAAAAAGCTTGTTGATCCTGAAGTTCAGGTTGCATTGTGTAATCATTTAAAGGAGGAGATGGTTCACCCACTGAGAGTGATCGTTGCCAACAGGGGCCCAGAAACTGAACTCTTAGTTGCTAATCCGGTTGAGTTATCTGGAAAGGGGAGGCCCCTCGTATTCTACAATGTTACTCTAGCACTGAAACAATTGGGAGTATCTATTTTTGCG GCTGAAATTGTAAGGAATTCAACTTCAGTTTGCCAGTGGGAAATCTACCGATTTCTTTTGGATGATAGTCGTGAATTTCCATTGGTAAGCAAACAAAATAGGAGTAATATTGTAGAGAGAGTTAGAAGAACCCTCATGGGCTGGTGA